One part of the Sphingopyxis sp. PAMC25046 genome encodes these proteins:
- a CDS encoding UvrD-helicase domain-containing protein translates to MADQESPAEAAGRLALERVFECLDEGRSFRLEAGAGAGKTYSLEKALERLLALRGTALLRNRQQIGCITFTNVAKDEITSRVQAHPAVRPETIHGFCWSLLQDFQPEIRALVPTLPGWDERLAAAGVPDLALRAIQYDLGYPRITDTEVSLRHEDVLTLMSELLGRQKFRSVMTARYPILLIDEYQDTDAGFVTALKQHFLDTGTGPVIGLFGDHWQKIYGDGCGAVEHEALEIIDKNANFRSAGPIVSMLNRMRPALPQIPSDADAPGEARLFHTNAWPGQRRTGQGGGHWTGDTSPEAARDYFDHLKGRLTDEGWDFAVEHTKILMLSHSVLAREQGYPTIQRIYGQFNDAWLKKEDPHIKFLADQVEPACAAFQAQRYGEMFGCLDSGGPNIRRHQDKTAWSQSFQQLVQLRATGTIGDIVDFLKDQAHIRIPEAVIDRENQLAAVGPEPVDGEPRRVTQLRKLRDVPYDELIAVDAFIDGHTPFATKHGVKGAEFENVLVVVGRGWNMYNFAQMLEWIDPGPPVERTAFFESNRNLFYVACSRPKRRLALLFTQILSDASLAKVTELFGGANVIALPGDPAA, encoded by the coding sequence ATGGCTGATCAGGAGAGTCCGGCCGAGGCCGCGGGCCGCCTTGCATTGGAGAGAGTGTTCGAGTGCCTGGACGAGGGCCGCAGCTTTCGCCTTGAGGCGGGGGCGGGCGCCGGGAAGACCTATTCGCTCGAGAAGGCGCTCGAACGCCTGCTCGCGCTCCGCGGAACCGCGCTGCTGCGCAACCGGCAACAGATCGGCTGCATAACCTTCACAAACGTAGCAAAAGACGAGATCACCTCCCGCGTCCAGGCTCATCCTGCAGTTCGGCCGGAGACGATCCACGGCTTCTGTTGGTCGCTCTTACAGGATTTCCAGCCCGAGATACGCGCGTTGGTTCCGACGCTTCCTGGCTGGGACGAACGATTAGCGGCTGCGGGAGTGCCCGATCTCGCTCTTCGCGCCATCCAATATGATCTTGGCTATCCGCGCATTACCGATACCGAGGTCTCGTTGCGCCACGAGGACGTGCTCACGCTGATGTCGGAACTCCTTGGGCGGCAGAAATTCCGGTCGGTGATGACAGCGCGCTACCCAATCCTCCTGATCGACGAATATCAGGATACCGATGCGGGGTTTGTCACCGCTTTGAAGCAACATTTTCTCGATACCGGCACTGGGCCGGTCATCGGTCTCTTTGGCGATCACTGGCAGAAAATATACGGAGATGGATGCGGAGCGGTAGAGCATGAGGCACTTGAGATAATAGACAAGAACGCCAACTTCCGCTCGGCCGGCCCGATCGTCTCGATGCTGAATCGCATGAGGCCGGCGCTACCCCAAATTCCGAGCGACGCGGACGCGCCCGGGGAGGCGCGTCTGTTTCACACAAACGCTTGGCCGGGGCAGCGACGCACTGGACAAGGCGGCGGACATTGGACCGGCGACACCAGTCCCGAGGCGGCCCGCGACTATTTCGACCATCTCAAGGGGCGTCTCACCGACGAAGGATGGGACTTCGCCGTCGAGCACACCAAGATCCTGATGCTCAGCCACAGCGTCCTTGCGCGGGAACAAGGCTACCCGACGATCCAGCGGATATATGGTCAGTTCAACGATGCATGGCTAAAGAAGGAGGATCCGCACATAAAGTTCTTGGCGGACCAGGTAGAACCGGCATGTGCGGCTTTCCAGGCTCAACGCTATGGCGAGATGTTTGGGTGTCTGGATTCTGGTGGTCCGAACATCCGCAGGCACCAGGACAAGACGGCCTGGTCCCAGTCGTTCCAGCAACTCGTTCAGCTTCGCGCGACCGGCACGATCGGGGATATCGTGGACTTCCTCAAGGACCAGGCACATATTCGCATCCCCGAGGCTGTCATCGACCGGGAAAATCAGCTGGCTGCCGTCGGTCCGGAGCCAGTCGATGGGGAACCGCGCCGGGTAACCCAATTGCGCAAGTTGCGCGACGTACCCTATGACGAGTTGATCGCGGTTGACGCCTTCATTGACGGCCACACACCGTTTGCGACGAAGCACGGCGTCAAGGGCGCCGAGTTCGAGAATGTCCTCGTGGTCGTTGGCCGCGGCTGGAACATGTATAATTTCGCTCAAATGCTGGAGTGGATCGACCCTGGTCCACCGGTCGAGAGAACGGCATTTTTCGAGAGTAACCGCAACTTGTTCTACGTCGCATGTTCTCGCCCGAAGCGTCGGCTGGCACTTCTGTTCACACAAATACTGAGCGATGCGTCGCTCGCCAAAGTCACCGAGCTGTTCGGCGGGGCCAATGTGATAGCTCTTCCTGGGGATCCCGCTGCCTGA
- a CDS encoding DUF4365 domain-containing protein: MPIRARSHILEEESIRRFEDALPAGWVYRGKSPDYGIDGEVEIYNEDGSATGLTFNVQLRATDDNARADRVRLKVDQLDYFLSFDVPTAVVRYDSSDASFNWQWASYIASRTVLGEKQKTFTYRFGARERWNGATPADIRRTLEVRRRLSAYPPSMAVPLRVDLSAIPVADRYNVDRAIARAITDSRGALARAANEPAEVEAFARLEPAFLAVGIDTVTGATFDLRDPGPDDYLVSILYALVRMFRRKRLIRQAEALAKLIAERGLAHHSQDLAFEACLALASDLPALVKLAVINGFHEQTGVHYGALSLTIYKAPQDEGTRRIAMDAFFDASISAARAIDGASGAAAHYSIGNFYRAQNERALAVAHYNRARKLRSAYLDTGYYLSELGGLLFVSGRYRASAQAYWGAVLQNPDDADLLFLLADALLLAGCVAAALCCFKLAVPGCTAPRLLAEAELKILICDQLVEEVGSVVVPRRRAEASLALHPDGHDRPEDLERLLREVDAINPGARFNLGVTRAGEGNRSAALHHFLLCAIAQPQDVEAWANAVICALPLGDEMLLLCIMSVAIHHKGAEAYDHLRGELVAQSAPPEMLEALDEAAMVLLEQSERPSEGGFTLRMLDGDSYHSFTVSGLGTA; this comes from the coding sequence ATGCCTATTCGCGCCCGCTCGCACATACTTGAAGAGGAATCGATCCGCCGGTTTGAAGACGCGCTTCCGGCCGGTTGGGTCTATCGCGGAAAGTCGCCTGACTATGGGATCGATGGTGAAGTCGAAATCTACAATGAAGACGGGAGTGCGACCGGCCTGACCTTCAACGTTCAGCTTCGCGCAACCGACGATAACGCGCGCGCAGATCGGGTCAGACTCAAGGTCGATCAGCTCGATTATTTCCTGTCATTCGATGTGCCGACCGCCGTCGTGCGCTACGACAGCTCCGACGCCTCGTTTAACTGGCAATGGGCCTCGTATATCGCGTCTAGAACCGTTCTCGGCGAGAAACAGAAGACCTTCACCTACCGCTTCGGCGCGCGCGAGCGTTGGAACGGGGCGACGCCCGCTGACATCCGGCGAACGCTCGAAGTGCGGCGGCGGCTTTCCGCATATCCTCCAAGCATGGCGGTTCCGCTGCGCGTCGATCTTTCAGCCATTCCTGTCGCGGATCGCTACAATGTCGATCGGGCGATTGCCCGAGCGATCACTGACAGCCGCGGTGCCTTGGCTCGAGCGGCAAACGAACCTGCTGAAGTCGAGGCCTTTGCTCGGCTTGAGCCGGCTTTTCTGGCTGTCGGCATCGACACGGTCACGGGTGCAACCTTCGACTTGCGGGATCCCGGTCCCGACGACTATCTTGTCTCGATACTTTATGCGCTCGTGCGAATGTTCCGCCGTAAACGCCTCATCCGTCAAGCCGAGGCGTTGGCCAAGCTCATTGCGGAGCGTGGGCTTGCCCATCATAGCCAAGACCTTGCCTTCGAGGCCTGTCTCGCGCTCGCAAGCGATCTTCCAGCGCTCGTCAAGCTCGCGGTCATCAACGGCTTTCACGAGCAGACCGGGGTGCATTACGGCGCGCTCTCACTCACGATTTACAAGGCGCCACAGGACGAAGGGACGCGCCGAATTGCCATGGATGCCTTCTTCGACGCCTCTATTTCTGCCGCCCGAGCGATCGACGGAGCGAGCGGGGCGGCGGCCCATTATTCGATCGGCAATTTCTATCGCGCGCAAAATGAACGCGCGCTCGCCGTCGCCCATTATAACCGGGCTCGGAAGCTGCGGTCGGCCTATCTGGATACCGGCTATTATCTCTCCGAGCTTGGCGGTCTCCTGTTTGTATCGGGCCGCTACAGGGCGTCGGCCCAAGCTTATTGGGGCGCCGTGCTCCAGAATCCTGATGACGCGGATCTCCTATTTCTGCTTGCGGATGCGTTGCTACTGGCGGGATGCGTCGCTGCCGCGCTGTGCTGTTTCAAGCTGGCGGTCCCTGGATGCACAGCGCCCCGCTTGTTGGCAGAAGCCGAACTCAAGATCTTGATCTGTGATCAATTGGTCGAGGAAGTGGGCTCGGTCGTTGTGCCGCGGCGCCGTGCGGAAGCGAGCCTCGCTCTGCACCCGGACGGCCACGACCGGCCCGAAGACCTCGAAAGGCTCTTGCGCGAGGTCGACGCCATTAACCCGGGAGCGCGCTTCAATCTAGGGGTAACCCGTGCGGGCGAAGGCAACAGGAGCGCTGCGCTCCATCATTTTCTGCTTTGCGCGATCGCTCAACCCCAAGATGTCGAAGCCTGGGCCAATGCCGTCATTTGCGCCTTGCCGCTCGGAGACGAGATGCTCCTGCTCTGCATCATGAGCGTCGCAATTCATCACAAGGGTGCGGAGGCCTACGATCATCTGCGTGGGGAACTCGTAGCGCAATCGGCACCGCCGGAAATGCTGGAGGCGCTTGACGAGGCGGCGATGGTTCTTCTTGAACAGAGTGAGCGGCCGAGCGAGGGCGGTTTCACTCTGCGTATGCTTGACGGCGACAGCTACCATAGCTTTACGGTTTCGGGTCTCGGTACCGCTTGA
- a CDS encoding response regulator transcription factor: MRILIVEDNARIGALTAEGLSAMGFCCDIAPTLAEASELLAATTYDVVVLDLGMPDGDGRAWLMVERAHGLATPVIMLTARSALGDRIDGLDAGADDYLIKPFAVEELAARVRALLRRPGARSSARLSVGLIEFDTIARTGTCCGEPLHLSQREAALLELMMVKAGSVVSRDQIEASLYPFDDPVTPNAIEVLMSRVRKKLATLGVHDQLVTLRGVGYLMIEPVGG, translated from the coding sequence GTGCGCATTCTGATCGTCGAAGACAATGCGCGGATAGGCGCTTTGACGGCCGAAGGTCTTTCGGCGATGGGGTTCTGCTGCGATATTGCGCCGACGCTCGCCGAAGCCTCGGAGTTGCTGGCAGCGACCACCTATGACGTCGTGGTGCTCGATCTCGGCATGCCCGATGGCGACGGGAGGGCGTGGCTGATGGTCGAGCGAGCGCATGGTCTTGCAACGCCGGTGATCATGCTGACCGCGCGCTCCGCGCTGGGGGACCGTATCGATGGCCTTGATGCCGGCGCTGACGATTATCTGATCAAGCCATTCGCCGTCGAGGAACTGGCTGCCCGCGTGCGAGCGCTTCTGCGCCGGCCTGGCGCACGTTCGAGCGCGCGGCTTTCCGTTGGTCTGATCGAGTTCGACACAATTGCAAGGACGGGCACCTGCTGTGGAGAGCCATTGCATCTCAGCCAGCGCGAGGCCGCGCTGCTCGAGCTGATGATGGTCAAGGCGGGCAGCGTCGTCAGCCGCGACCAGATCGAGGCGTCGCTCTATCCTTTCGACGATCCGGTGACGCCCAATGCCATCGAGGTGCTGATGTCGCGGGTCAGGAAAAAGCTGGCGACGCTGGGTGTGCACGATCAACTCGTCACGCTGCGCGGCGTCGGCTACCTGATGATCGAGCCGGTGGGCGGATGA
- a CDS encoding HAMP domain-containing sensor histidine kinase, producing the protein MTGGRSIIAELRSGFAWMAAAGSIVLAAFLVVDFELLQVEIRATYGHIGIAHEVIDHVIFPIIVLLAPLAIATRWLIGRALRPLHDAADLIHQATGRERGFRVRLADFPTEALPFAEAVNALLSRLDDAARRQEGFAADVAHELKTPLAVAMLELERLKTADTDRVIADLTAMNRLVEQLLVLAQLDAYAAAPQPFRPIDLRDSALEAIKLCAVDAAQKGVALAYRDEGASPVMGRIEAVTAALRNLVENAVRVTAAGGEVIIIRGPGPTIRVADGGAGIAPDRLLALSDRFRRGEHASFGGAGLGLSIVARIMEVHGGTMGSHPDEPSIELDFGAIVAS; encoded by the coding sequence ATGACGGGCGGGCGATCGATCATTGCGGAGCTGCGCTCCGGCTTTGCGTGGATGGCGGCGGCCGGCAGTATCGTGCTCGCCGCTTTTCTGGTCGTCGATTTCGAACTGCTCCAAGTGGAAATCCGCGCAACATACGGTCACATCGGTATCGCGCACGAGGTTATCGACCATGTGATATTTCCGATCATCGTCCTGCTCGCGCCCCTTGCGATCGCAACCAGATGGCTGATCGGCCGCGCGCTTCGCCCGCTTCACGACGCGGCCGACCTCATTCACCAGGCAACGGGCCGGGAACGGGGTTTTCGCGTTAGGCTTGCCGATTTTCCGACCGAAGCCCTGCCCTTTGCCGAGGCGGTCAATGCGCTGCTATCGCGGCTCGACGATGCCGCGCGTCGACAAGAGGGATTTGCCGCCGACGTCGCGCATGAGTTGAAGACGCCGCTGGCGGTTGCGATGCTCGAACTCGAACGGCTCAAGACCGCCGATACCGACCGGGTGATCGCCGATCTGACGGCGATGAACCGGCTGGTCGAACAGTTGCTCGTCCTGGCGCAGCTTGATGCCTATGCGGCAGCACCGCAGCCGTTCCGGCCTATCGATCTTCGGGATTCGGCGCTGGAGGCGATCAAGCTTTGTGCCGTCGATGCGGCGCAGAAGGGCGTGGCGCTCGCTTACCGGGACGAAGGCGCCTCGCCGGTCATGGGCCGTATAGAAGCCGTGACAGCGGCGCTGCGCAATCTGGTCGAGAACGCAGTCAGAGTAACAGCGGCGGGCGGAGAGGTGATCATCATTCGCGGGCCGGGGCCGACGATCCGGGTGGCGGACGGCGGGGCCGGGATCGCCCCGGACCGGCTGCTGGCCTTGTCGGACCGTTTCCGGCGCGGCGAACATGCCAGTTTTGGCGGCGCCGGCTTAGGCCTGTCGATCGTTGCGCGGATCATGGAAGTTCATGGCGGAACGATGGGTTCGCATCCCGATGAGCCGTCGATCGAGCTGGATTTCGGAGCGATTGTAGCATCCTGA
- a CDS encoding IS110 family transposase has protein sequence MEKIATVGLDIAKSVFQVHGVDAAGEVVVRKRLSRARVIPFFAKLPRCLVGIEACSNSHHWARELIALGHDVRLMPAQYVKPYVKRGKNDAADAEAICEAVTRPTMRFVTVKTPEQQSVMMLHRVRLMLNRQRTQLSNATRAHMSEFGIVAPVGRIGLEHLLAIVADKDDESIPPDARLCLEMLGAQLAIVKEQILENDRRIRASARDTEVGQRLMEIPGIGPLLASAFVASVGDPGIFKTGRDLAAWIGLVPRQNSSGGKERLGGISRAGNQYLRQMLVVGSMAVIRHAERHGTKRPWLIELMKRRAKKIAAVALANKTARMVWALMTSGERYREPQVAHA, from the coding sequence ATGGAGAAGATTGCAACAGTCGGGTTGGATATCGCGAAGTCGGTGTTTCAGGTCCACGGCGTTGATGCTGCAGGCGAAGTGGTGGTGCGCAAGCGCCTGAGCCGGGCGCGCGTGATTCCGTTCTTTGCGAAGCTGCCGCGATGTCTGGTCGGCATCGAGGCCTGCAGCAACTCTCATCACTGGGCCCGCGAGTTGATCGCGCTGGGGCATGATGTTCGACTGATGCCGGCGCAATATGTGAAGCCCTATGTGAAGCGCGGCAAGAACGACGCTGCCGATGCCGAGGCGATCTGCGAGGCGGTAACGCGGCCGACGATGCGGTTCGTGACGGTGAAGACCCCGGAGCAGCAGAGCGTGATGATGCTTCACCGGGTCCGCCTGATGCTCAACCGCCAGCGCACTCAGCTGTCGAACGCGACGCGGGCCCATATGTCGGAGTTCGGGATCGTGGCGCCGGTGGGGCGCATTGGGCTCGAGCACCTGCTGGCGATAGTCGCCGACAAAGATGACGAGAGCATCCCACCCGATGCCCGGCTCTGCCTGGAGATGCTCGGGGCGCAGCTCGCCATCGTGAAGGAACAGATCCTCGAGAATGACCGGCGCATCCGTGCGAGTGCGCGCGACACAGAAGTCGGGCAGCGGTTGATGGAGATTCCCGGCATCGGACCGCTGCTTGCCAGCGCCTTTGTTGCCAGTGTCGGCGACCCCGGTATTTTCAAGACGGGGCGCGACCTCGCCGCGTGGATAGGCCTGGTCCCTCGGCAGAACTCCAGCGGAGGGAAGGAGCGGCTCGGCGGCATATCGCGTGCGGGCAACCAATATCTGCGCCAGATGCTCGTCGTCGGTTCGATGGCCGTCATCCGCCATGCTGAACGACACGGCACCAAACGGCCGTGGCTCATCGAACTGATGAAGCGTCGCGCGAAGAAAATTGCAGCTGTGGCGCTAGCTAACAAAACCGCCCGCATGGTCTGGGCACTGATGACGAGCGGAGAGCGCTACCGCGAACCGCAGGTCGCGCACGCATAA